From the genome of Aspergillus fumigatus Af293 chromosome 1, whole genome shotgun sequence, one region includes:
- a CDS encoding Zn(II)2Cys6 transcription factor domain-containing protein: MMNSERKLRAACDRCHELKNQCTRTGGPDSRCDRCKRLDIDCVYNTSARMGRPRVSRPGSENHKGASSTRHSKRGAVQAGSQCGATAVPLPVDHVDLASAVHDRSGGSGSDSSRSLEPVLGLLDPVPLSQDLELYSPDFAHPAHDDPTGGQGLGRGHGHAHREYHQVESLQQKYKEVPDFSESDLEMSEKGTAPIVKTTGADELLRLQFHLSNLLTGARESPTRHQPAIDEVMMVCKELLELLPISAHCSSSDCGTTSKSGIGAGRPFTPASVNAGHPDPCDGIGQPTQRGGGPFHPLRINYIAFLQVATSYAYALQLLDLAVDNLISRGGNLALVSLGTFNLASQPAMSTSVGAYMISSMVHQLRDAISVLTPEYQHQQRPPPPHASSPNGLRAAAATANNSIHVAVDMISQKETSLLDKLAQIMIKP, translated from the exons atgatgaataGTGAACGAAAGCTCCGTGCGGCATGCGACCGCTGCCATGAACTCAAGAACCAATGCACTCGCACTGGTGGGCCTGACAGTCGGTGTGACCGGTGTAAGAGGCTTGATATAGACTGTGTGTATAACACCAGTGCGCGCATGGGCCGCCCGCGAGTGTCGCGGCCGGGTTCTGAGAACCATAAAGGAGCATCCTCCACCAGACACTCAAAACGAGGTGCCGTCCAGGCCGGCAGCCAGTGCGGTGCTACTGCAGTGCCGCTTCCTGTTGATCATGTCGATCTAGCTTCGGCAGTACACGATAGATCTGGCGGTTCTGGATCAGATAGCTCCCGCAGTCTCGAACCAGTGCTAGGGCTTCTAGATCCTGTTCCCCTCTCCCAG GACCTAGAGCTGTATTCCCCGGACTTTGCGCACCCGGCTCACGATGATCCAACAGGCGGACAGGGGCTCGGACGTGGACATGGGCACGCCCACCGGGAATATCATCAAGTGGAGAGCCTACAACAGAAATACAAGGAAGTGCCTGACTTCTCTGAATCCGACCTGGAGATGTCAGAAAAGGGAACAGCGCCTATTGTTAAGACTACCGGCGCAGATGAGCTCCTACGGCTGCAGTTTCACCTAAGCAATCTGTTAACAGGGGCGAGAGAATCGCCCACAAGGCATCAGCCGGCCATTGATGAGGTCATGATGGTCTGCAAAGAGCTGCTAGAGCTGCTCCCCATCTCAGCTCATTGCTCCTCTTCAGACTGCGGTACTACAAGTAAGAGTGGGATTGGGGCAGGACGGCCATTCACTCCAGCCAGCGTCAATGCTGGGCATCCTGATCCCTGCGACGGAATTGGCCAGCCAACtcaacgaggaggagggccgTTCCACCCACTAAGGATAAACTACATTGCCTTCCTACAAGTCGCGACATCATACGCATACGccttgcagctgctggatcTTGCTGTGGATAATCTCATAAGCCGTGGTGGTAATCTGGCCCTCGTAAGCCTGGGTACCTTCAATCTTGCATCCCAGCCGGCCATGAGTACCTCGGTGGGTGCTTATATGATTTCGAGCATGGTCCATCAGCTGCGTGATGCTATTAGTGTCTTGACTCCTGAatatcagcatcagcaaaggccaccaccaccgcatGCATCATCACCAAATGGCCTTCGGGCGGCCGCTGCGACTGCGAACAATTCGATACATGTTGCGGTGGATATGATTTCTCAGAAGGAGACGTCTTTACTCGACAAATTGGCGCAGATAATGATTAAACCATAG
- a CDS encoding putative oxidoreductase, translating to MSPETKPAIICLHGHGSNGEIFQAQSQNLTRVLSPRFRFVFLDSPITTAQTGVGVPPYYAHIKPYRRWHQDRNTIGLFDVTAEDVERERRAVRDSLKDVIERERRNGPGAGVVGVMGFSQGTRVATAVCLDSELGRDIRFAIMICGICPSLALSAAETQVSRPLDIVPVHVQGSGDPWLAKGTRLSKQYFNQRLATVVRFKGRHEIPVTTSDVQNIAEVMAEYWEQKRDTVLAVEVASEFAARMVSA from the coding sequence ATGAGCCCAGAAACGAAACCCGCCATCATCTGCCTTCACGGCCACGGCAGCAACGGGGAGATCTTCCAAGCTCAGTCCCAAAATCTTACGCGAGTCCTATCCCCCCGATTCCGTTTCGTCTTCCTCGACTCGCCCATCACAACGGCCCAAACTGGCGTCGGCGTGCCACCCTACTACGCACACATAAAGCCGTACAGACGGTGGCATCAGGACAGAAACACAATCGGGCTATTTGATGTCACAGCGGAAGATGTCGAGCGTGAACGCCGGGCTGTGCGGGATTCATTGAAGGATGTTATTGAGCGCGAGCGCCGAAATGGACCAGGGGCCGGGGTTGTCGGCGTTATGGGGTTTAGTCAGGGAACGAGGGTTGCGACGGCCGTTTGTCTTGACTCTGAGCTGGGGAGGGACATCAGGTTTGCGATTATGATTTGTGGGATTTGTCCTTCACTGGCGTTGAGTGCTGCTGAGACGCAGGTATCGCGGCCGCTGGATATTGTGCCTGTCCATGTTCAGGGGAGTGGTGATCCGTGGTTGGCCAAGGGGACGAGGTTGTCGAAACAGTATTTTAATCAAAGGCTCGCGACGGTGGTCAGGTTTAAAGGGAGGCATGAGATTCCGGTGACGACAAGCGATGTGCAGAATATTGCTGAGGTTATGGCGGAGTATTGGGAACAGAAGCGTGACACCGTGCTGGCTGTCGAGGTTGCGAGCGAGTTTGCGGCTAGAATGGTATCTGCCTAG